From a single Sediminibacterium sp. KACHI17 genomic region:
- a CDS encoding phosphodiester glycosidase family protein encodes MKKMKWMILILFCMNTMLHAQLQWINVDSLYQPLPSSIHVYKTTTLLDGKPNIAYYVTADLRNKQLEFTTAVGNGKRYTPTQYFEQDGASPLLVMNTTFFEFVRNSNLNVVIQNGQLLAYQQHSIAGRGKDTLTYRHPFGSAIGITKKRKADIAWLYTDTAARYAYASQQPIAFFKDSIADPSASFMLQKGPFKKWKMQTAVGGGPVLVQNGMIKITNNEEIKFAGKAIDDKHPRSAMGYTADGRLIFLAVEGRFPGKAEGATLTQLAQMLKDIGCTEALNLDGGGSSCILINGKQTIQPSDKEGQRAVPAVFVVKRR; translated from the coding sequence ATGAAAAAAATGAAGTGGATGATCCTGATACTTTTTTGCATGAATACCATGCTGCATGCGCAACTACAATGGATCAATGTAGATAGTCTGTATCAACCCTTACCATCTTCCATTCATGTCTATAAAACCACCACACTATTAGACGGCAAACCCAATATTGCCTATTACGTTACTGCAGACTTACGCAACAAACAATTGGAGTTCACCACAGCCGTGGGTAATGGCAAACGCTATACACCCACGCAATACTTTGAACAGGATGGGGCAAGTCCGTTATTGGTAATGAATACCACTTTCTTTGAATTTGTGCGCAACAGTAATCTCAATGTGGTCATTCAGAACGGACAATTATTGGCCTATCAACAACACAGCATTGCCGGCAGGGGAAAAGATACTTTAACGTATCGCCATCCATTTGGAAGTGCGATTGGTATTACTAAAAAAAGAAAAGCCGATATCGCCTGGTTGTATACAGATACTGCAGCTCGTTATGCCTATGCCAGTCAGCAACCCATTGCTTTTTTCAAAGACAGTATTGCAGATCCATCCGCCTCATTCATGCTACAGAAAGGCCCTTTCAAAAAATGGAAAATGCAAACCGCTGTCGGTGGCGGACCCGTACTCGTGCAAAATGGAATGATCAAAATCACCAACAATGAAGAGATCAAATTTGCAGGCAAAGCCATTGATGATAAACATCCCAGATCAGCCATGGGCTATACCGCAGATGGACGACTCATCTTCTTAGCAGTCGAGGGAAGATTCCCCGGCAAAGCAGAAGGTGCCACCCTCACACAACTCGCACAAATGCTAAAAGACATCGGCTGCACCGAAGCCCTCAACCTCGATGGCGGCGGTAGCAGTTGTATCCTCATCAACGGCAAACAAACCATCCAACCGAGTGATAAAGAAGGGCAGCGGGCAGTGCCGGCGGTGTTTGTGGTGAAGAGGCGATGA
- a CDS encoding very short patch repair endonuclease has protein sequence MTDVHDKETRSYNMSQIKGRDTKPETVVRSYLHSQGLRFRLHNKKLPGKPDITLRKYQTVIFVNGCFWHGHKKCKYFVLPKTRTEWWKNKIVSTKKRDQKNLDKLKKNGWTPLVIWECELKPNKREENLKRTLINILKGAKK, from the coding sequence ATGACAGATGTGCATGATAAAGAAACTCGAAGTTATAATATGAGCCAAATCAAGGGGCGAGATACAAAACCTGAAACAGTAGTTAGAAGCTATCTTCATTCTCAAGGATTGCGTTTTCGGCTCCATAATAAAAAGCTTCCTGGTAAACCAGATATAACTTTAAGAAAATATCAAACTGTCATTTTTGTTAATGGTTGTTTTTGGCATGGACATAAAAAATGTAAATACTTTGTGTTACCAAAAACAAGAACAGAATGGTGGAAAAATAAAATTGTATCTACAAAAAAAAGAGACCAAAAAAATTTAGATAAACTAAAAAAGAACGGGTGGACCCCCCTTGTAATTTGGGAGTGTGAACTAAAACCGAATAAAAGAGAGGAAAATCTTAAAAGAACACTAATTAATATATTAAAAGGAGCTAAAAAGTAA
- the dcm gene encoding DNA (cytosine-5-)-methyltransferase has protein sequence MGKNKNNFRFIDLFAGIGGFHIAMHENGGKCVFASEIDKFARQTYEHNFKKISPDIFENGNFNQDISDPNLDYSKIPDFDIVCAGFPCQPFSHAGLKKGFDDTRGTLFFNIKEIVRAKIEANKLNKKVAIPKILLLENVKGFKNHDKGNTFRVVKRTLNELGYEVAAEVLNSKHFGVPQNRERIFIVAWHRETIKKTDFKFPYGLDEKNKVIFEKEKRDKEAKRICVGDILLKDKDLEKLEKRDKKSYTISEKLWAGHKRRRIEHAEKGNGFGYSMFNSKSPYTSTISARYYKDGSEILIEQKGANGRPHRPRKLHPFEAAKLQGYPIDSWYEIPVSDNQAYKQFGNSVSVPVVKTLVKEILSQLLSI, from the coding sequence ATGGGGAAAAATAAAAACAACTTTAGATTTATTGACTTATTCGCAGGGATAGGAGGTTTTCACATAGCAATGCATGAAAATGGCGGCAAATGCGTCTTTGCCTCAGAGATCGATAAATTTGCACGTCAGACGTATGAACATAACTTCAAAAAGATTTCCCCTGATATTTTTGAGAACGGAAACTTCAATCAGGATATATCAGACCCAAATTTAGATTATTCTAAAATTCCTGATTTTGATATTGTTTGCGCAGGTTTTCCATGTCAGCCTTTTTCGCATGCGGGACTAAAAAAAGGATTTGATGATACACGAGGTACTTTATTTTTCAACATAAAAGAAATTGTGAGAGCTAAAATTGAAGCGAATAAGCTCAATAAAAAGGTTGCTATCCCGAAAATACTTTTGCTTGAAAATGTAAAAGGTTTCAAAAATCACGATAAAGGAAACACATTTAGGGTTGTTAAACGCACCCTAAATGAATTGGGTTATGAAGTTGCAGCTGAAGTACTAAACAGCAAACATTTTGGTGTGCCACAAAACAGAGAAAGAATTTTTATTGTAGCATGGCATAGAGAGACCATAAAAAAAACAGATTTCAAATTCCCGTATGGCCTTGATGAAAAAAATAAAGTAATTTTTGAAAAAGAAAAACGCGATAAAGAAGCAAAACGAATTTGTGTCGGGGATATCCTTTTGAAAGATAAAGACTTGGAAAAACTTGAGAAGCGGGATAAAAAATCATATACAATATCAGAAAAACTATGGGCTGGTCATAAAAGAAGAAGAATTGAGCATGCTGAAAAGGGAAATGGCTTTGGCTATTCAATGTTCAATTCTAAATCACCTTACACAAGTACTATTTCAGCTAGGTATTATAAAGATGGTAGTGAAATCCTCATAGAACAAAAAGGGGCAAATGGGAGACCTCATAGACCACGTAAACTTCATCCATTTGAGGCCGCGAAACTACAGGGCTACCCAATTGACAGCTGGTATGAGATACCTGTATCGGATAACCAAGCCTACAAACAATTTGGGAATAGTGTTTCAGTTCCTGTTGTAAAAACATTAGTAAAAGAAATTTTAAGTCAACTTTTATCAATATGA